One genomic segment of Shinella zoogloeoides includes these proteins:
- a CDS encoding ATP-dependent Clp protease ATP-binding subunit, with protein sequence MANGACDICGRPATARVRASVNGRVQNMELCDQHYSEIARRSGRSASPLESLFGRRSLLDEFFGESGFGSLFGDSPLRGGTLGSMGNGDDAVVDATFGEGAPRRGSRRGGGRTIADRLSEQGNKLLQDAAQKAGEFGRSEVDTEHLLLALTPSDVVKTILEQFKVDVDDLRRQIEKEAKRGDARTEGEIGVSPRLKDALNRAFIASNELGHSYVGPEHLLIGLAEEGEGLAAAMLRKLGLTPQALRQQVTKVVGKGAEEGRVETPSNTPDLDQFSRDLTKLARDGKLDPVIGRAREIETTIEVLARRKKNNPVLIGEPGVGKTAIVEGLAQRIVAGEVPEALRDKRLVELNINSMVAGSKYRGEFEERVQKILKEITEEKDSLILFIDEIHTIVGAGQGGGEGGLDIANTFKPALARGELNLIGATTLNEYQKYIEKDAALERRFQPVYVDEPTVAQTIMILRGLRDTLESHHKVTITDEAIIAAAELSDRYITGRFMPDKAIDLIDQAAARVKISATARPVDVQELEAEVAQIKREQDYAAARKQFDRAAELKKELEQKQKELDELLEIWKRDQASATTEVRADHVAQIVSKITGVPVTDLTTEEKDKLLKLEEKLHERVIGQEEAIRAVADAVRLARAGLRDGSGPTATFLFLGPTGVGKTELAKTLAEVIFGDQDAMIRIDMSEYGERHSVARLVGAPPGYVGYDEGGQLTEKVRRRPYSVVLLDEIEKAHPDVYNILLQVFDDGRLTDGKGRVVDFTNTIIIATSNLGSDIIQRNLTKRGSSEFDEAKQKSELMEVLRGHFRPEFINRIDEIIVFHSLNQSEIRQIVELQLNRVKRTALTQGVELEFDVSVVDHFGAVGFRPEFGARELRRLIRSQLETELAREMLSGRIEDGDKVRVAWSEDEQRVVFEKIVKDTGDDSPDDQAKAGIEEPSEVAENNTDVPKPSVGDEVQSKDDKSAE encoded by the coding sequence ATGGCAAACGGAGCTTGCGATATTTGCGGTCGCCCGGCGACGGCGCGCGTGCGCGCCTCGGTGAACGGCAGGGTTCAGAACATGGAGCTGTGCGATCAGCACTACAGCGAAATAGCGCGCCGGTCGGGACGCAGCGCCTCGCCGCTGGAGTCCCTGTTCGGGCGGCGTTCCCTTCTTGACGAATTCTTCGGCGAGAGCGGTTTCGGCAGCCTCTTTGGTGACAGTCCGCTGCGAGGCGGCACGCTCGGCTCTATGGGTAATGGCGATGACGCTGTCGTCGACGCCACTTTCGGCGAGGGCGCGCCGCGGCGTGGATCGCGGCGCGGCGGCGGACGCACCATCGCCGACCGGCTGAGCGAACAGGGCAACAAGCTGCTGCAGGATGCAGCACAGAAGGCCGGGGAATTCGGGCGCAGCGAGGTCGATACCGAACATCTGCTTCTGGCATTGACCCCGTCTGACGTCGTCAAGACGATCCTGGAACAGTTCAAGGTCGATGTGGACGATCTGCGGCGCCAGATCGAGAAGGAAGCGAAGCGTGGAGACGCCAGGACGGAGGGCGAAATCGGCGTAAGCCCTCGCCTGAAGGACGCGCTGAACCGGGCCTTCATCGCCTCGAACGAACTCGGCCATTCCTATGTCGGTCCCGAGCACCTTCTGATCGGACTTGCCGAGGAAGGTGAAGGCCTGGCCGCGGCGATGCTGCGCAAGCTGGGGTTGACGCCGCAGGCGCTGCGTCAGCAGGTGACGAAGGTGGTCGGCAAGGGAGCCGAGGAAGGCCGCGTCGAGACTCCGTCGAACACCCCCGATCTCGACCAGTTCAGCCGTGACCTGACGAAGCTCGCCCGCGATGGCAAGCTCGATCCCGTCATCGGCCGCGCCCGCGAGATCGAGACGACGATCGAAGTGCTGGCCCGCCGGAAAAAGAACAACCCGGTACTGATCGGCGAGCCCGGCGTGGGCAAGACCGCCATCGTCGAGGGACTTGCACAACGGATCGTCGCCGGCGAAGTGCCCGAGGCGCTGCGCGACAAGCGGCTGGTCGAGCTTAACATCAACTCGATGGTGGCCGGGTCGAAGTATCGCGGCGAGTTCGAGGAGCGAGTCCAGAAGATCCTCAAGGAGATCACCGAGGAGAAGGACAGCCTGATCCTGTTCATCGACGAGATCCACACCATCGTCGGCGCCGGCCAGGGCGGTGGCGAAGGTGGTCTTGACATCGCCAACACCTTCAAGCCGGCGCTGGCGCGGGGCGAGCTGAACCTGATCGGCGCGACGACGCTCAACGAGTACCAGAAATACATCGAGAAGGACGCGGCGCTTGAGCGACGGTTCCAGCCGGTTTATGTGGACGAGCCCACTGTCGCACAGACGATCATGATTCTGCGCGGGCTGCGCGACACGCTCGAAAGCCACCACAAGGTGACGATCACCGACGAGGCGATCATCGCCGCCGCGGAGCTTTCGGATCGCTATATCACCGGTCGCTTCATGCCCGACAAGGCGATCGACCTGATCGACCAGGCCGCGGCGCGGGTGAAGATCTCGGCCACTGCGCGGCCCGTGGACGTGCAGGAACTCGAAGCCGAGGTCGCGCAGATCAAGCGCGAACAGGACTATGCCGCAGCCCGCAAGCAATTCGACCGAGCAGCAGAACTGAAGAAGGAGCTGGAGCAGAAGCAGAAGGAGCTGGACGAGCTTCTGGAGATCTGGAAGCGCGATCAGGCTTCGGCGACCACCGAGGTGCGCGCCGATCACGTCGCGCAGATCGTCTCCAAGATCACCGGCGTTCCGGTCACGGACCTGACCACCGAGGAGAAGGACAAGCTCCTCAAGCTCGAGGAGAAGCTGCACGAGCGCGTCATCGGCCAGGAAGAAGCGATCCGCGCCGTGGCCGATGCGGTGCGGCTGGCGCGTGCGGGTCTGCGCGATGGTTCCGGTCCGACTGCGACCTTCCTGTTTCTCGGGCCAACCGGGGTTGGCAAGACGGAACTGGCCAAGACGCTCGCGGAGGTGATCTTCGGCGACCAGGATGCGATGATCCGTATCGACATGTCGGAGTATGGCGAGCGCCACTCGGTTGCCCGGCTGGTTGGCGCGCCTCCGGGCTACGTCGGATACGACGAAGGCGGGCAGCTGACGGAGAAGGTGCGCCGTCGGCCCTACTCGGTCGTGCTCCTCGACGAGATCGAAAAGGCGCATCCCGATGTCTACAACATCCTGCTTCAGGTGTTCGACGATGGCCGCCTGACAGATGGCAAGGGCCGCGTGGTGGACTTCACTAACACCATCATCATCGCCACCTCGAACCTCGGTTCGGACATCATCCAGCGCAACCTCACGAAACGCGGCAGCAGTGAGTTCGACGAGGCCAAGCAGAAATCCGAACTGATGGAGGTGTTGCGCGGTCATTTCCGGCCAGAGTTCATCAACCGGATCGACGAGATCATCGTCTTTCATTCGCTGAATCAGTCGGAGATCCGCCAGATCGTCGAGTTGCAGCTCAACCGGGTGAAGCGGACCGCCCTTACCCAGGGCGTCGAACTCGAATTCGACGTGAGCGTCGTGGATCACTTCGGCGCGGTCGGCTTCCGCCCCGAATTCGGCGCCCGCGAGTTGCGCCGGCTGATCCGGTCGCAGTTGGAGACCGAGTTGGCCCGCGAGATGCTCTCCGGGCGGATCGAGGATGGTGACAAGGTCCGCGTCGCCTGGTCGGAAGACGAACAGAGGGTCGTGTTCGAAAAGATCGTAAAGGACACCGGTGACGACAGCCCGGACGATCAGGCCAAGGCCGGGATCGAGGAGCCCAGCGAAGTTGCCGAAAACAACACGGACGTTCCGAAGCCCAGCGTTGGGGATGAGGTGCAGTCCAAGGACGACAAGTCCGCCGAGTGA
- a CDS encoding sigma-70 family RNA polymerase sigma factor has product MNVIRSFRNLDRHGQQRAPEVIEEEVRQLEPHLARFREDLVRLEVVASQTRGKKRIKVSLRLQLPSGVIAAREEGFEIEPVLRKAFADLRHQVDRHVARLKHEPEYKRPARRRRIGAPLPPARDAAEADRRQLFFDLIEDHLDTVYDTVRRELTYLECSGSVPAGYLSVGDIVDATILKGLARFEDRPSEFSVGDWLKRLAFETIEEESRAARRAVPEDAASIEAEPEAPAEDPTEADQAMFEFYQPDEVLMLEDLLADDGGTDPESQADRHKIAMVLHRAIADLPSVERRVLYRLHLDNATIAETADLFGLTETVVAEIAENAGATLRARLAEAGLVRDPSGRAPIEREIAHTQRLPQPIEDRRRVAAALTGEEAGSDT; this is encoded by the coding sequence ATGAACGTCATTAGATCATTCCGCAATCTCGACCGGCACGGCCAACAGCGCGCGCCTGAGGTCATCGAGGAAGAAGTGCGGCAACTTGAACCGCACCTTGCACGCTTTCGCGAGGATCTGGTCCGGCTCGAAGTCGTTGCCTCGCAGACGAGGGGCAAGAAGCGCATCAAAGTCAGCCTGCGCCTGCAACTGCCGTCGGGCGTGATCGCGGCGCGGGAAGAGGGATTCGAGATCGAGCCTGTCCTGCGCAAGGCCTTTGCCGACCTGCGCCACCAGGTCGATCGGCATGTGGCGCGCCTCAAGCACGAGCCTGAATACAAGCGTCCCGCCCGCCGGCGCCGGATCGGCGCCCCGCTGCCGCCCGCGCGGGATGCGGCGGAAGCGGACCGGCGCCAACTCTTCTTCGACCTGATCGAGGATCATCTCGATACGGTCTACGATACCGTCAGGCGCGAGTTGACCTATCTCGAGTGTAGCGGGTCTGTGCCGGCTGGCTACCTGAGCGTTGGCGATATCGTCGATGCGACGATCCTCAAGGGGCTGGCCCGCTTCGAGGATCGGCCTTCGGAGTTTTCCGTCGGCGACTGGCTGAAACGGCTGGCTTTTGAGACCATCGAGGAAGAATCCCGCGCCGCCCGCCGCGCCGTGCCTGAGGATGCCGCCTCCATCGAGGCGGAACCCGAGGCCCCGGCGGAGGATCCGACCGAGGCGGATCAGGCGATGTTCGAGTTCTACCAGCCCGACGAAGTGCTGATGCTGGAGGACCTCCTCGCCGACGACGGCGGCACAGACCCCGAGAGCCAAGCGGATCGGCATAAGATCGCCATGGTGCTGCACCGGGCAATCGCCGATCTTCCGTCGGTCGAACGCCGCGTTCTCTATCGGCTCCACCTCGACAACGCTACGATCGCGGAGACGGCAGACCTTTTCGGCCTGACCGAGACAGTGGTCGCCGAGATCGCAGAAAATGCGGGCGCGACACTACGCGCGAGGCTTGCCGAAGCCGGGTTGGTCAGAGATCCATCAGGCCGCGCGCCCATCGAACGGGAAATCGCTCACACGCAGCGTCTGCCTCAGCCGATCGAGGATCGCCGCCGCGTGGCCGCCGCTCTAACCGGCGAGGAGGCCGGCTCCGACACCTGA
- a CDS encoding rhomboid family intramembrane serine protease, which produces MFPYLDSVARRYPPVIVWAVIGMSVLAFLYQTSLPPRVLDWFLFEFALVPSRFFGQLSLVAPSDWTPFLTNIFLHGGWLHLILNMWTLWIFGPAVEDRLGPGRFTLFYLFCGVAAGLAHALANPDSVVPALGASGAIAGVIGCYARMFPAARLVVIVPILFIPLFFEVRAVIFAMIWFFMQVIPGFLSLGGDQATGGIAWWAHIGGFLAGWIVTPLLRRRAATYRHYYRDEGIYGFLPDGRREGGQGPWT; this is translated from the coding sequence TTGTTTCCCTATCTTGACAGCGTCGCGCGCCGCTACCCGCCCGTCATCGTATGGGCGGTCATCGGCATGAGCGTCCTCGCGTTCCTCTATCAGACCAGCCTGCCGCCGCGCGTGCTGGACTGGTTCCTGTTCGAGTTTGCGCTGGTGCCCTCGCGCTTCTTCGGACAGCTGAGCCTCGTCGCCCCGTCCGACTGGACCCCATTCCTGACCAATATCTTTCTGCACGGCGGCTGGCTGCACCTCATCTTGAACATGTGGACGCTCTGGATCTTCGGCCCCGCCGTCGAAGATCGGCTTGGACCGGGTAGATTCACGCTGTTCTATCTGTTCTGTGGTGTGGCGGCCGGACTGGCTCACGCGCTGGCGAACCCCGACTCAGTCGTTCCCGCGCTTGGCGCGTCGGGGGCGATCGCGGGCGTGATCGGTTGCTACGCACGCATGTTTCCGGCGGCTCGGCTGGTGGTGATCGTGCCGATTCTGTTCATTCCCCTCTTCTTCGAAGTGCGCGCGGTCATTTTCGCGATGATCTGGTTCTTCATGCAGGTCATTCCCGGCTTTCTGTCGCTCGGCGGCGATCAGGCCACGGGCGGGATCGCCTGGTGGGCGCATATCGGCGGGTTTCTCGCCGGTTGGATTGTCACGCCACTCCTGCGAAGGCGGGCAGCCACCTATCGCCATTATTATCGCGACGAGGGCATCTATGGCTTTCTGCCGGATGGCCGACGGGAAGGGGGACAAGGTCCATGGACATAA
- a CDS encoding HdeD family acid-resistance protein codes for MTTASENPTDKMQDMLCSLSRNWWAFVLRGVLALIIAVLAFVMPAEALLALTLVFGAFAFADGVFGLVAAIRNIRNGERWGWLMFSGILGIATGVVVVVSPFVATLVLATFLWASIAFWSVFSGALEIAAAIRLRKEVNGEIWLILSGLLSVVLGVVVTWMLLTRPVESFLALGWLIGFYAAVFGVMMILLGLRLRKADRSDGAAFDNAPPSAKA; via the coding sequence ATGACCACAGCCTCTGAAAACCCGACCGACAAGATGCAGGACATGCTGTGCAGCCTGTCCCGGAATTGGTGGGCATTCGTGTTACGCGGCGTGCTCGCATTGATCATCGCAGTGCTAGCCTTCGTCATGCCTGCGGAAGCGCTTCTGGCGCTCACGCTGGTCTTCGGCGCGTTCGCCTTTGCCGACGGCGTGTTCGGCCTCGTCGCCGCGATACGTAACATCCGTAACGGCGAACGCTGGGGCTGGCTGATGTTCAGCGGCATTCTGGGCATCGCCACGGGCGTCGTCGTAGTTGTCTCGCCTTTTGTCGCGACGCTTGTGCTTGCGACATTCCTCTGGGCCAGCATCGCATTCTGGTCCGTGTTCTCGGGTGCCCTCGAGATCGCGGCAGCGATCCGCCTGCGAAAGGAAGTCAACGGCGAAATCTGGCTGATCCTGAGCGGCCTTCTCTCGGTCGTTCTCGGTGTCGTCGTGACCTGGATGCTGCTGACGCGCCCGGTCGAAAGCTTCCTCGCGCTCGGCTGGCTGATCGGCTTCTACGCCGCGGTCTTCGGGGTGATGATGATCCTCCTCGGACTACGGCTTCGCAAGGCGGATCGTTCGGACGGTGCGGCCTTCGATAACGCTCCCCCATCGGCAAAGGCGTGA
- a CDS encoding NADH dehydrogenase ubiquinone Fe-S protein 4, with amino-acid sequence MRGHNRPPFPPKIPGTDLPSWDVPTAIIYRPARSAMTSAPRPNYWVLEFEPSRPPQIEPLMGYTSNGDPYRPIRLKFPDRDSAVDFAERQDWHYVVREDAGGARMANPWAGETRHRLHRGVDAPGAFRVPFRPDRRLSRGVQHESTADPSTSDRESFDPVLEASLESFPASDPPAWTGVTIAGKKQ; translated from the coding sequence ATGCGCGGCCATAATCGCCCACCATTCCCGCCGAAAATTCCCGGAACCGATCTGCCATCCTGGGACGTGCCGACGGCAATCATCTACCGTCCTGCCCGTTCCGCGATGACATCGGCGCCTCGGCCCAACTACTGGGTCCTCGAGTTCGAGCCGTCCCGGCCGCCGCAGATCGAGCCGCTGATGGGATACACGTCCAACGGCGATCCCTATCGTCCGATCCGGCTGAAGTTTCCGGATCGCGACAGCGCCGTGGACTTCGCAGAGCGGCAGGACTGGCATTATGTCGTGCGTGAGGACGCCGGGGGAGCCCGGATGGCGAACCCTTGGGCGGGTGAGACGCGCCACCGGCTGCACAGGGGCGTCGATGCCCCGGGAGCCTTCCGGGTCCCGTTCCGCCCCGATCGCCGCCTCTCAAGAGGCGTCCAGCATGAGAGCACGGCCGACCCGTCTACCAGCGACAGGGAGAGTTTCGATCCGGTCCTCGAAGCCTCGCTCGAATCCTTCCCGGCCTCCGATCCGCCGGCCTGGACGGGCGTGACGATAGCCGGGAAAAAACAATGA